In Psychrobacter ciconiae, the genomic window GGAAAATCCGCACCAAAACCAATACCTTTAAGCTCAATTACGACCTGCATCAAGCGTTTGGACTTTGGCTTTGGCTGCTGTTTTTTGTGATTGCGTGGTCGAGCGTGGGATTTAACCTCAAGCAAGTTTATCAACCCGTAATGAAAGCCGCCATTGGACTTGAAGTAAACGGCAAGGATAAAAAAGCCGATAAAGCAAAACAGGCAGCGCAAAAGCAAAGCCCAAGCGAACAAGCATTATTAAAAGCGATGCCAAATGACGGGGCAGCTTACACCGTCACCAAAGCTAATAGCATCGATTTTCTGAGTCAACAGGCGGTAATTGCTTCAAAAAATTATGGCGTTAATTTTCAAAAGCCATTAGGAATGCGCTGGGACAGTGAGGAGCAAGCTTGGCAACTGCGCTTTAAAACGGGTAAAGATGTGGGGCAAAAAGGCGGCGCGTCAAGCATTACCGTTGATGCCAAATCCGGTGCGGTTATTCGAACGCATTTTGGTAATGAAAGCTCGGCTGCCCAAAAAACCGACCAGTGGCTAAGCGCTCTGCATATGGGACATATTGGTGATGGGGTCGGGCAGTTACTTTATCAGATATTTTTAGCCATTACCGGACTTGCTTTGGCAATTGCTTCAGGGGCGGGGATTTACTTATGGTTTAAAGGTCGCAAGTCGCGGAAACTGGCGAAGCAAAAATCGCCCATTACGCCACCGTGTCCACAATCACCGGTCGTCCTGCGTGCTGCAAAACGGTAACGTCAACGTTATAAAGCGCCTTGATGGTCTCATAAGTGATGACTTCGCTTGGTGCCCCAACTGCCATGATTTGACCGTCTTTCATAGCAACCACGGTATCGGCAAATTGCGCTGCTTGATTGATATCATGAAGCACGATAACGACCGTTTTTTGCTGATTTTGGCTCAATTCACGGAGCCTGCGCATCAATTTGCCCGTGTGGTACATATCAAGGTTATTGAGCGGCTCATCAAGCAAAATATAAGGCGTGTCTTGGCAAACAATCATCGCAATCAGCACGCGCTGACGTTGACCGCCTGACAGTGACGACAAAAAGCGCTCAGCAAGTGGCTCAAGCTCAAAGCGCTCAATCATCTCATGAACTTTTTGAAAATCATCAGCGCAAGGCTTACCTTGATGATACGGATAACGACCAAACATCAAGAGCTCATGGACGCGAAGACGACCTTGAACGTGGTTTTCTTGGCTGAGCATGGCGACGGTCTTGGCAAGCGTTTTGGCGTCACAACTGCTGATGTCATGCTCACCAAAGCGAACGCTGCCAGACTGCAACGGCTCAAGCCGAGACATCAGCGAAAACAGCGTCGACTTGCCCGCGCCGTTAGGACCAATCAGAGCAATCACTTGCGCTTCTGGCAAAGTGACCTCAATGTCGTGTAAAATTTGGTGTTGACCAATGTGGTACGAGATTTGCGAAAGCTCAATCATAACGGCACTTTTATCAAATTAAATAAATGGATAGCGATTAGCGGCGGCGCTGCATCATAAAAATCAGCGCCAAAAAGACCAAGCCGCCGGCAAGCTCAATCACCACCGACAAGACCCCTGCCATGCCAAGCAGCTGCTCAAAAACGGTCTGACCTAACACCAAGCACAGCATGGCAATCAGGCTAACCAAAATCAGCCGCTCGCCGTGATACATCTGCCGCGCCAAGCGATTGGTAAGCGCGCAAACCAGCAATCCAAAAAAGGTCACAGGCCCGACCAGCGCCGTTGCTGTTGCCACCAAAATAGCAATGATGGCAAGCAGTCCAAATGCCAAGCGCTGATAATGAATCCCTAAATTGATCGCTTGCGGTTTACCAAGCATCAAAACATCACACTGAAAGCGCAGCCGCCAAATAATAATTGCCGTCAAGATACAAATGACAGTCGTAATTCCCAAAAGCTGCGGATTGACGGTATTAAACTGCGCGTAGCTGACCGCTTGAACCACCACAAAATCATCAGGATTAATCAAGCGAGCGATAAGGGCGGACAGACTACGAAACAAAACACCAAAAATGACCCCAACCAAAATCAGCCGCGTTAAGTCTTGATTGGTTTTGGAAAACAGCAAATAAAATAGCAGCAGTGATGCACCAAACATCAATCCCACTTCTAATAAAAATTTGCCAACCGGTGGAAATCCGGCATAGCTGATCGCCCCCAAAAAAAACACCATCAAACTTTGTAGCAAGACATAAAGCGAGTCAAAGCCCAACAGCGACGGCGTCAAAATCGGGTTTTGGGTCAGCGTTTGAAACAGCAAGGTTGAAACGCCAATCGCGTAACCAACGACGATAAGCGATAACAGCTTTTTGCCGCGAAGGGGTAGGGCAAAGTCCCAATGACCGTGAACGTTTAGGGTTAAAAACAATACCGCAGAAACCAGTAGCAGCAGCGCTGATATGGCAATTGGATGAGTTGCGATCTTAAGCAGCTTGGCTGACCCATTAAGGTTAGCAGTGAACGGGTCAAGCGCCACGGCTTTAGGTTGAGGCGACTTCATAGGCAAATCTTATTACTAATAAAAAATGGGCTTAAGGCTCGGTTAACGGCTCGGCGCTCGTAATAACAGCCATAAAAAAACCACCGTTCCGACCACCCCAAAAACAGTAGCTACCGGAATCTCAAACGGATAGCGAATGGCGCGACCGATGATGTCACAAAGCAGCACCGCCGATGCTCCCAAAAGCGCCACCGCCGGCAAGCTGCGTTTGAGCTTATCGCCCATCAGCCGGCTGACGATGTTCGGAACGACCAAACCGATAAACGGAATCATTCCCACCGTCACCACGACCACCGCACTCATCATCGCCACCATGCCCACGCCAAGCCAAGTGACCTGCCGCCGACTGATACCAAGATTGAGCGCAATATTATCACCCAGACCGACAATGGTGAGTTTATCCGCCAATATATAAGCAATCACGCAAAGGATTCCGGTGAACCATAACAGCTCATAGCGCCCTGCAAGCACCCCTGAGAAATCCCCAAACTGCCAAACGCTTAGCATTTGCAGCGTTTCGGTTTGATAAGCAATAAAGGTGGTGATGGCATCAATAATGCCGCCAAACACAATGCCAATAAGCGGAATCATCAAAAAATCAGTCGGTGGAATGCGGTGAATGATAAGCATAAACAGCATCATCCCAACCACCGCAGCGATGGTGGCTACCCCCATTTTGACAATCAGCGCACTTGCCGGAAACCATAAACTGATGACCAGCAGTCCAAGCGCAGCGCTTTGGGTTGCGCCCACCATCGACGGCTCAACAAAGCGATTTTTAAGCACCACTTGGATGATCATCCCTGACACTGCCATGGCAATGCCCGTTAAAATAATCGCGATCGTTCGCGGCAAGCGGCTCACCAACAAAAGAGCCGTATCCGAATTGGCGCTTTGATTTAAGAGGCTTTGCAAAATTCCTGACCACGAAAAATCCGCTACCCCAAGCGATAAGCTGATTAAAATAAGCGAGCTCATCATCAAAAAGCTTGCACTGTTGAGCACCCAAGGCGAAAGCTTGCTTGGCGTTTGATAAGCAAGCTTGGTCTGACTTAAAGACGAGACATTAGGCGCAACCTTGCTATCCACGGCAGGCAAAATGTCTTTGGTGCTACTGCGATAAAATAAAGTCATAAACAGCTAATGAGCAACAAGCTTACGAGGCGTTTGGCGATTTTACGCCGCTAAAGGCTTTTTTAATGGTGGTCAGATCTTGCATCCACTGATGGTAGCCACCAAACGCAAGGTAAGAGTCTGGGCTTAAATACACCACCTGCTGATTTTTCCAAGCAGGCGTTTGCGCAACTAAAGGATTATCAAGAACGGCTTTGGCACCTTTACCGTCTTCACCAATCGCAGCGCTGCGGTCAAGAACAAACAGCCAATCTGGATTGGTTTTTTTGATATATTCAAAAGAGATGGGCTGACCGTGAGACCCTGAATGGATGCTGCCATCGGCGGCTGGAATATCAAGAATGGTATGGACAAAGCCGAAGCGTGAATCAGGACCATAAGCGGACAATTTATTGCCATTAACCATCACCACAAGACCGCGACCTTTATCTTTGGTCACCGCTTTGGTCTCGCTAATGGCGTTATCAATATCTTGCTGAAGTTTTAGCGCCTCATCACTTTTGCCAAACAGCGCCCCTAAATCATGAAGGCGTTTTTTACTTGACTCATAAATGTTGGCGGTATCGATGCTCATATCAAGCGTTGGCGCAATGGCAGACAATTCATCGTATTTTTCTGCCATTCGTGAACCAATCAAAATAGCTTGTGGCTGCAAAGCGTTGAGCGCTTCCAAATCCGGCTCAAAAACTGTACCGACTTCTTTAGGGTCAGGCTGATTTTTTGATTGCAAATTATTAAGTTTTAAATTGGCAGGTTTGCCATCAACCGCCACATCAAGCGCCGCTAAATCTTGCAGCAAGGTCATGTCATAAACCACGACAGGCGCCGGATTAATAGGTAGGCTGACCACGCCTTTTACCGTATCCACATCAATTTTGGCAGTAGCAACATTATCATTGTTTGCCACGTTTGATGCCGCATCTGCCGATTCATTTTTCTTTTGTGATTCCG contains:
- a CDS encoding PepSY-associated TM helix domain-containing protein — translated: MTKLRQYCLWIHRYTGLIIAAFLILAGLTGSLLAFHEDIDDAINHRLTSVTVKESTLLPIATLHDNVVQTYPQYSFSSLPVAIEADKSVLFLVDRSRDKSQVTPLFQEVYVNPYSGEIIGTRDKDTWQWQNVMWKVFWLHRELLLGHIGKLVLGVVALIWTLNCFIGFYLTLPRPTKKSPNLTKKRASMLKRWLPAWKIRTKTNTFKLNYDLHQAFGLWLWLLFFVIAWSSVGFNLKQVYQPVMKAAIGLEVNGKDKKADKAKQAAQKQSPSEQALLKAMPNDGAAYTVTKANSIDFLSQQAVIASKNYGVNFQKPLGMRWDSEEQAWQLRFKTGKDVGQKGGASSITVDAKSGAVIRTHFGNESSAAQKTDQWLSALHMGHIGDGVGQLLYQIFLAITGLALAIASGAGIYLWFKGRKSRKLAKQKSPITPPCPQSPVVLRAAKR
- a CDS encoding iron ABC transporter ATP-binding protein, which translates into the protein MIELSQISYHIGQHQILHDIEVTLPEAQVIALIGPNGAGKSTLFSLMSRLEPLQSGSVRFGEHDISSCDAKTLAKTVAMLSQENHVQGRLRVHELLMFGRYPYHQGKPCADDFQKVHEMIERFELEPLAERFLSSLSGGQRQRVLIAMIVCQDTPYILLDEPLNNLDMYHTGKLMRRLRELSQNQQKTVVIVLHDINQAAQFADTVVAMKDGQIMAVGAPSEVITYETIKALYNVDVTVLQHAGRPVIVDTVA
- a CDS encoding iron chelate uptake ABC transporter family permease subunit; this encodes MKSPQPKAVALDPFTANLNGSAKLLKIATHPIAISALLLLVSAVLFLTLNVHGHWDFALPLRGKKLLSLIVVGYAIGVSTLLFQTLTQNPILTPSLLGFDSLYVLLQSLMVFFLGAISYAGFPPVGKFLLEVGLMFGASLLLFYLLFSKTNQDLTRLILVGVIFGVLFRSLSALIARLINPDDFVVVQAVSYAQFNTVNPQLLGITTVICILTAIIIWRLRFQCDVLMLGKPQAINLGIHYQRLAFGLLAIIAILVATATALVGPVTFFGLLVCALTNRLARQMYHGERLILVSLIAMLCLVLGQTVFEQLLGMAGVLSVVIELAGGLVFLALIFMMQRRR
- a CDS encoding ABC transporter permease; translation: MTLFYRSSTKDILPAVDSKVAPNVSSLSQTKLAYQTPSKLSPWVLNSASFLMMSSLILISLSLGVADFSWSGILQSLLNQSANSDTALLLVSRLPRTIAIILTGIAMAVSGMIIQVVLKNRFVEPSMVGATQSAALGLLVISLWFPASALIVKMGVATIAAVVGMMLFMLIIHRIPPTDFLMIPLIGIVFGGIIDAITTFIAYQTETLQMLSVWQFGDFSGVLAGRYELLWFTGILCVIAYILADKLTIVGLGDNIALNLGISRRQVTWLGVGMVAMMSAVVVVTVGMIPFIGLVVPNIVSRLMGDKLKRSLPAVALLGASAVLLCDIIGRAIRYPFEIPVATVFGVVGTVVFLWLLLRAPSR
- a CDS encoding siderophore ABC transporter substrate-binding protein; this encodes MMTASPCAPISLFKKSIMSVMLASTLAAVGLSGCSKPDSAAGGDSAPSESQKKNESADAASNVANNDNVATAKIDVDTVKGVVSLPINPAPVVVYDMTLLQDLAALDVAVDGKPANLKLNNLQSKNQPDPKEVGTVFEPDLEALNALQPQAILIGSRMAEKYDELSAIAPTLDMSIDTANIYESSKKRLHDLGALFGKSDEALKLQQDIDNAISETKAVTKDKGRGLVVMVNGNKLSAYGPDSRFGFVHTILDIPAADGSIHSGSHGQPISFEYIKKTNPDWLFVLDRSAAIGEDGKGAKAVLDNPLVAQTPAWKNQQVVYLSPDSYLAFGGYHQWMQDLTTIKKAFSGVKSPNAS